In one Candidatus Polarisedimenticolia bacterium genomic region, the following are encoded:
- a CDS encoding response regulator transcription factor translates to MKILIAEDDAVSRRVLEATLVKWGFEVVTTTAGGEAWAAISAPGAPRLAILDWMMPEIDGVEICRRARKRPDPQPLHIILLTARGRKEDVIAGLQAGADDYVTKPFDHEELRARVQVGVRIVDLQAALAVRVVELEDALARVRQLRGLLPICSYCKKIRDDKNYWQQVEQYVGAHSDVQFSHGICPDCYQKVVEPQLDEVMKDRDHPGSPDKKRRG, encoded by the coding sequence ATGAAAATCCTGATCGCCGAAGACGACGCGGTGTCGCGCAGAGTGCTGGAGGCCACGCTCGTGAAGTGGGGCTTCGAGGTGGTCACGACGACCGCCGGAGGCGAAGCCTGGGCGGCCATCTCGGCGCCCGGAGCCCCGAGGCTCGCGATCCTCGACTGGATGATGCCCGAGATCGACGGCGTGGAGATCTGCCGCCGCGCCCGGAAGAGGCCGGATCCGCAGCCGCTGCACATCATTCTCCTGACCGCCCGCGGCCGCAAGGAGGACGTCATCGCGGGCCTGCAGGCGGGCGCGGACGATTACGTGACCAAGCCGTTCGACCACGAGGAGCTGCGCGCGCGGGTCCAGGTCGGCGTGCGCATCGTCGATCTGCAGGCGGCGCTGGCGGTCCGCGTCGTCGAGCTCGAGGACGCCCTGGCCCGGGTCCGCCAGCTGCGCGGGCTGCTCCCGATCTGCTCCTACTGCAAGAAGATCCGGGACGACAAGAACTACTGGCAGCAGGTGGAGCAGTACGTGGGCGCGCACTCCGACGTGCAGTTCAGCCACGGAATCTGTCCCGACTGCTATCAAAAGGTCGTCGAGCCGCAGCTCGACGAAGTCATGAAAGATCGGGATCACCCCGGGAGTCCCGACAAGAAACGCCGCGGCTGA
- a CDS encoding tetratricopeptide repeat protein yields MADPRESRKAFAALVALPDDAIDLGHASLLIAREEYPDLDVGRYLSRLDGMAADIAGRLKEGDGPRSRVAHLNRLLFEEMGFQGNREEYFDPRNSFLNDVLDRRIGIPITLSTIYLEVGRRIGCPLAGVAFPGHFLVRLGGVQGAPDIFIDPFNRGRLLTEEDCRALILEMYKGQLEYRPEFLKRAMNREILERMINNLKGIYQQRRDFHMALKIQQLLLCIDPDRPDAIRDRGLIHYRLALIAEAVADLDRYLRLAPGAPDASQIRTRLDEMKRLVPQMN; encoded by the coding sequence ATGGCGGATCCTAGAGAAAGTCGCAAAGCCTTCGCCGCACTCGTGGCGCTTCCGGACGACGCCATCGATTTGGGCCACGCCTCCCTGCTCATCGCGCGCGAGGAGTATCCGGACCTCGACGTGGGGCGGTACCTTTCCAGGCTGGACGGGATGGCCGCCGACATCGCCGGGCGTCTGAAGGAGGGGGATGGCCCGAGAAGCCGGGTCGCCCACTTGAACCGGCTGCTGTTCGAGGAGATGGGCTTCCAGGGAAACCGGGAGGAGTACTTCGACCCGCGCAATTCCTTCCTGAACGACGTCCTGGATCGCCGGATCGGAATTCCCATCACGCTGTCCACCATCTATCTCGAGGTCGGAAGGCGGATCGGCTGCCCGCTCGCCGGCGTCGCCTTCCCCGGGCACTTCCTGGTGCGCCTGGGAGGCGTGCAGGGGGCGCCGGACATCTTCATCGACCCGTTCAATCGCGGCCGGCTCCTGACCGAGGAGGACTGCCGCGCCCTGATCCTCGAAATGTACAAGGGGCAGCTGGAATACCGCCCGGAGTTCCTGAAACGGGCCATGAACCGTGAGATCCTCGAAAGGATGATCAACAACCTCAAGGGGATCTATCAGCAACGACGCGATTTCCACATGGCCCTGAAGATTCAGCAGCTCCTCCTGTGCATCGACCCGGACAGGCCCGATGCGATCCGGGACCGCGGCCTCATCCATTACCGTCTCGCCCTGATCGCGGAGGCGGTCGCGGATCTGGACCGGTACCTGAGACTCGCGCCCGGGGCCCCGGATGCGTCGCAGATCCGCACCCGGCTGGACGAGATGAAGCGCCTGGTCCCGCAGATGAACTGA
- a CDS encoding MqnA/MqnD/SBP family protein has product MQPPSEPKRRTVRIGHSPDPDDAFMYYGLASGRVPTGDYEVEQVLKDIESLNRLALEGSIEVTAVSIHAYAYLADRYLLLPCGASMGDGYGPILVTRGPEPLDALKSMTIAVPGRLTTAALALRLALGDVRMEVMPFDRILPAVSGGDVEAGLLIHEGQLTYAQSGLHKVLDLGAWWKVRTGLPLPLGGNAIRRDLGARAIAEIGAFFRDSIAFGLAHRGEALTYALDFGRGIGRPLADRFVGMYVNDFTLDYGPAGRRAIDELLLQGHRAGAIPHRAAAEFADLPS; this is encoded by the coding sequence ATGCAGCCACCTTCGGAGCCGAAACGCCGCACGGTCCGGATCGGACACAGTCCCGATCCGGACGATGCCTTCATGTACTACGGGCTGGCCTCGGGCAGGGTCCCGACGGGGGACTACGAGGTCGAGCAGGTCCTCAAGGACATCGAGAGCCTCAACCGCCTGGCGCTCGAGGGGAGCATCGAGGTCACCGCGGTCTCGATTCACGCCTACGCCTACCTGGCGGACCGCTACCTGCTCCTGCCCTGCGGAGCGAGCATGGGGGACGGCTACGGGCCGATCCTGGTCACCCGCGGGCCCGAGCCTCTGGACGCCCTGAAGAGCATGACGATCGCCGTTCCCGGCCGGCTGACCACCGCCGCCCTGGCGCTCCGCCTTGCCCTGGGCGATGTGCGCATGGAGGTCATGCCGTTCGATCGGATCCTGCCTGCGGTGTCGGGCGGCGACGTGGAAGCCGGGCTCCTAATCCACGAAGGACAGCTCACCTACGCGCAGTCGGGGCTGCACAAAGTGCTGGATCTGGGGGCGTGGTGGAAGGTGCGGACCGGCCTGCCGCTGCCCCTGGGCGGAAACGCCATCCGTCGCGACCTCGGGGCCCGGGCCATCGCCGAGATCGGCGCGTTCTTCAGGGACAGCATCGCCTTCGGCCTCGCCCACCGGGGGGAGGCGCTGACCTACGCGCTCGACTTCGGCCGGGGGATCGGCCGGCCGCTTGCCGATCGCTTCGTCGGCATGTACGTCAACGACTTCACGCTCGACTACGGACCGGCCGGCCGGCGGGCCATCGACGAGCTCCTGCTGCAGGGCCACAGAGCCGGCGCCATCCCGCATCGCGCCGCCGCCGAGTTCGCCGACCTTCCCTCATGA
- a CDS encoding helicase C-terminal domain-containing protein, with amino-acid sequence MEESLVIAEVAGLFAPGGPLARALPSFEPRPQQARMARDVSAALASGRHLLIEAGTGIGKSLAYLVPAILYATRDRSLPQAERRVVISTHTRALQEQLARKDLPFLERALEPAGISFRHALLMGSENYLCIQRLSEWTLSGADLVDASSAEVLQALDRHARSAPTGLRSEIPFPVPDAIWERVRRDREICQGARGPFWESCLYRRDLARSRDADLLIVNHALFFLDLKSGGRILPPHSVVILDEAHRVEESVTAQFGYSVSDRSVGGLLQDLGERKRGRRPRRAGPGRGRGGGGLFPAIVPRLEEAAREFFAEMRQLGLAAQRDAPGSGPETPAGYAPIARVRAPGAVADRLRAPLFELEEALEERARGADPTEALVLGSLGSRTRDLRERVTQFLEQRVPDAVYWVECAPRQEGATLRVAPIEVAHVLRPRLFEDARRVVLTSATLAAGGSFTHLRRRLGIASAAETILGSPYDFERQALLYLPAAVPDPGSDPHGFAEGVLRECRRLLLASGGGAFLLFTSYALLRRVHAALLEDPDLKGLELFRHEPGLASSVLERFRLTRRGVLLGTMTFWQGVDVPGDALRLVVITRLPFEVPGHPMAEARAEAIRTRGGDPFLEDTLPEAILTFRQGFGRLIRSHDDRGLVAVLDPRLRTRPYGQMFLESLPPCRQTGSFEEAERFLHRGPAGRSVS; translated from the coding sequence ATGGAGGAGTCGCTGGTGATCGCCGAGGTGGCCGGCCTGTTCGCCCCGGGCGGTCCCCTGGCCCGGGCGCTGCCATCGTTCGAACCGCGCCCGCAGCAGGCCCGGATGGCCCGCGACGTGTCTGCGGCGCTCGCCTCGGGCCGGCACCTCCTGATCGAAGCCGGCACCGGCATCGGCAAGTCGCTCGCGTACCTGGTCCCGGCCATCCTGTACGCCACGCGCGACCGATCCCTTCCCCAGGCGGAGCGGCGCGTCGTCATCTCCACGCACACGCGCGCGCTGCAGGAACAGCTGGCGCGCAAGGACCTGCCGTTCCTGGAGCGCGCCCTGGAGCCCGCCGGCATCTCCTTTCGTCACGCCCTGCTCATGGGATCGGAGAACTACCTCTGCATCCAGCGCCTGAGCGAGTGGACGCTTTCCGGCGCCGACCTGGTCGATGCGTCCTCCGCGGAAGTGCTCCAGGCCCTCGATCGGCATGCCCGGAGCGCACCCACCGGACTGCGCTCGGAGATCCCGTTCCCCGTGCCGGACGCGATCTGGGAGCGGGTGCGCCGCGATCGCGAGATCTGCCAGGGCGCGCGCGGGCCGTTCTGGGAGTCGTGCCTGTACCGAAGGGACCTGGCCCGCTCGCGCGATGCCGACCTCCTGATCGTCAATCACGCCCTGTTCTTCCTCGATCTCAAGTCCGGAGGGCGGATCCTGCCGCCGCATTCGGTCGTCATCCTGGACGAAGCGCACCGCGTCGAGGAGTCGGTCACGGCGCAGTTCGGGTACAGCGTCTCGGACCGTTCCGTGGGGGGCCTCCTGCAGGATCTCGGGGAGAGAAAGCGGGGGCGTCGGCCCCGGCGCGCCGGCCCGGGTCGCGGCCGTGGCGGGGGCGGCCTGTTCCCCGCCATCGTCCCGCGCCTCGAAGAGGCCGCCCGGGAGTTTTTCGCCGAAATGCGGCAGCTCGGACTGGCCGCGCAGCGCGACGCTCCGGGATCGGGCCCCGAGACGCCGGCGGGGTACGCTCCGATCGCCCGGGTGCGCGCTCCCGGGGCCGTGGCGGATCGGTTGCGCGCCCCGCTGTTCGAGCTGGAGGAGGCCCTGGAGGAGAGGGCGCGCGGCGCCGACCCGACGGAGGCGCTCGTCCTTGGCTCTCTCGGATCGCGCACGCGCGATCTGCGGGAGAGAGTCACGCAGTTCCTGGAGCAGCGGGTGCCGGACGCCGTCTACTGGGTGGAGTGCGCCCCGCGCCAGGAGGGCGCCACCCTGCGCGTCGCGCCGATCGAGGTGGCGCACGTCCTGCGGCCGCGCCTGTTCGAGGACGCCCGCCGGGTGGTGCTGACCTCGGCCACTCTGGCAGCCGGAGGATCGTTCACCCACCTCCGCCGCCGCCTCGGCATCGCGTCGGCCGCCGAGACCATCCTCGGCTCTCCGTACGACTTCGAGAGGCAGGCCCTCCTCTACCTGCCCGCGGCGGTGCCGGACCCCGGATCCGACCCGCACGGGTTCGCGGAGGGAGTCCTGCGCGAGTGCCGGCGGCTCCTCCTCGCGTCGGGCGGAGGGGCCTTCCTGCTCTTCACCTCCTACGCGCTTCTGAGGCGCGTGCACGCGGCGCTCCTGGAGGACCCGGATCTCAAGGGGCTCGAGCTCTTCCGCCACGAGCCCGGGCTGGCGTCCTCCGTCCTCGAGCGGTTCCGCCTCACGCGCCGGGGCGTCCTGCTCGGGACCATGACGTTCTGGCAGGGAGTCGACGTGCCGGGGGACGCCCTGCGCCTGGTCGTGATCACGCGGCTGCCGTTCGAGGTGCCGGGCCACCCGATGGCCGAGGCGCGCGCGGAAGCGATCAGGACGCGGGGCGGGGATCCCTTCCTGGAAGACACGCTGCCGGAGGCGATCCTCACATTCAGGCAGGGGTTCGGGCGCCTCATCAGGAGCCACGACGACCGCGGCCTAGTCGCCGTCCTCGATCCGCGGCTCCGGACCCGTCCCTATGGCCAGATGTTCCTCGAGTCCCTGCCCCCGTGCCGGCAGACCGGCTCGTTCGAGGAAGCCGAGCGCTTCCTGCACCGCGGTCCGGCCGGTCGATCGGTCAGTTGA
- a CDS encoding response regulator: protein MAFRDMSIRQKLMLMMMLTASAALLLACLAFVTYELVTMRQQMARELSALAGIIADNSTAALSFKDRKAAEETLSTLAAKEQIVAAALFDSQGAQFARYLRAGTSPGAVPAGPEDAGYSFESGRLVLFAPVQMDRDRIGTVFLQSDLSVMVARLKRYTAIVVMVMAASSILALLLASRLQGVISGPILELVGTTRVVAAEKNYAARAVRRSRDEFGLLIDGFNDMLTQIQERDRALESAREALERRVVERTRELQRQVSYIQLLRTVAALANETSTIEESLQHCLDAVCNLTGWPVGHVYARSPEAQDVLVSRKIWHLENPDRFEAFRRETEKTPLRRGEGLPGRVMEIGKAVWIANVQEETSFPRGRVAYDTGVRSAFGFPVLVAGEVAAVLEFFSPDMMARDDRLLEVMAQVGTQLGPVIQRRRAEESLRQSEENYRSLVANIPDITWTSDSVGRTVFISPNVERVYGFTPAEICADPGLWFGRVHPEDVDRVRAAYRDLFEGNRKFEVEYRIQRKDGEWIWLYDRTLGSYQKNGVAYADGIFSDVTERKQAELELQKAKAAAEQASQAKSEFLANMSHEIRTPMNGIIGMTDLLLDSHPSHEQREYLDLVKSSADALMVLINDILDFSKIEAGRLDLDPIDFGLRDCLDEAMRILAVRAHAKGLELACHVLPEVPDAMVGDPGRLRQVLINLVGNAIKFTDTGEVVVRVEPDAVSGDRAHLRFAVTDTGIGIPSDKHAAIFEAFTQADGSTTRKYGGTGLGLTISSQLVELMGGRICVDSEVGRGSTFHFTARFGLQEGHTRVPETTPPEELIGLPVLVVDDNATNRRIMDELFRGWRMEPTAAEGGKAALAALKQAARDRRPFRLVVLDCNMPDMDGFAVAESIHADPELAGTGLIMLTSGGQRGEAARCRRAGIAAYLTKPTRRSELLDVVMTVLSPSASAGRNAPLITRHSLREKRHRLRILLVEDNAVNRAVAVRMLERRGQTVTIARHGREALDILKSNTFDVALMDLQMPEMGGLEATAAIRALERGSGRHLPIIAMTAHAMKGDREECLAAGMDGYVSKPIQPERVFEVLDAVVAARSAQPAAAPARGAAPGRSLVDRDALMSRLDGDTRLLSEIVELFLRSSPQLLRDVKKALAARDRKGLQRAAHTLKGAVANFGARTVWAAALKLEKIGQNGNLAHGRQALSVLEKELGRLKKELVRLAEEHAA from the coding sequence ATGGCCTTCAGGGACATGTCGATCAGGCAGAAGCTGATGCTCATGATGATGCTCACCGCGAGCGCCGCCCTGCTCCTGGCCTGCCTCGCCTTCGTGACCTACGAGCTGGTCACCATGCGCCAGCAGATGGCGCGCGAGCTGTCGGCCCTGGCGGGCATCATCGCCGACAACAGCACGGCGGCCCTGTCCTTCAAGGACCGCAAGGCGGCGGAAGAGACCCTGTCCACCCTGGCGGCCAAGGAGCAGATCGTTGCGGCGGCCCTCTTCGACAGCCAGGGCGCCCAGTTCGCGCGGTATCTGAGGGCCGGGACGTCACCCGGCGCCGTCCCGGCGGGTCCGGAGGACGCAGGCTACAGTTTCGAGTCGGGCCGCCTGGTTCTGTTCGCGCCGGTCCAGATGGACCGGGACCGGATTGGCACCGTCTTCCTCCAGTCGGACCTCAGCGTGATGGTGGCGCGCCTCAAGCGCTATACCGCCATCGTGGTCATGGTCATGGCGGCCTCCTCGATCCTGGCCCTGCTCCTCGCATCGCGCCTGCAGGGGGTCATCTCCGGCCCGATCCTCGAGCTGGTGGGGACGACCCGGGTGGTCGCGGCCGAGAAGAACTACGCGGCGCGTGCCGTGCGCCGGAGCCGCGACGAGTTCGGGCTCCTGATCGACGGCTTCAACGACATGCTCACCCAGATCCAGGAGCGCGACCGCGCCCTGGAGTCCGCCCGCGAGGCCCTGGAACGGCGCGTCGTCGAGCGCACCCGGGAGCTGCAACGGCAGGTCTCCTACATCCAGCTGCTGCGCACCGTGGCCGCCCTGGCCAACGAGACCTCCACCATCGAGGAGTCTCTGCAGCACTGCCTGGACGCCGTCTGCAACCTGACGGGGTGGCCGGTCGGGCACGTCTACGCGCGCTCCCCGGAGGCCCAGGACGTCCTCGTCTCCCGGAAGATCTGGCACCTCGAGAATCCGGATCGCTTCGAGGCCTTCCGGAGGGAGACCGAGAAGACGCCTCTGCGGCGGGGGGAGGGGCTGCCGGGCCGCGTCATGGAGATTGGAAAGGCCGTCTGGATCGCCAACGTCCAGGAGGAGACGAGTTTCCCCAGGGGGAGGGTGGCGTACGACACCGGGGTGCGGTCCGCCTTCGGCTTCCCCGTGCTCGTGGCGGGAGAGGTGGCGGCGGTGCTGGAATTCTTCTCTCCCGACATGATGGCCCGGGACGACCGGCTGCTCGAGGTCATGGCGCAGGTGGGCACGCAGCTCGGCCCGGTCATCCAGCGACGCCGGGCGGAGGAGTCGCTCCGCCAGAGCGAGGAGAACTACCGTTCCCTGGTCGCCAACATACCGGACATCACCTGGACCTCGGACTCCGTCGGCCGGACCGTGTTCATCAGCCCGAACGTCGAGAGGGTCTACGGGTTCACCCCGGCGGAGATCTGCGCCGATCCGGGCCTCTGGTTCGGGCGCGTCCACCCCGAGGACGTCGATCGCGTGCGCGCCGCGTACCGCGACCTGTTCGAAGGCAACCGCAAGTTCGAAGTCGAGTACCGCATCCAGCGCAAGGACGGCGAATGGATCTGGCTGTACGACCGGACGCTGGGGTCGTACCAGAAAAACGGCGTAGCCTACGCCGACGGCATCTTCTCCGACGTCACCGAGCGCAAGCAGGCGGAACTCGAGCTGCAGAAGGCGAAGGCGGCGGCGGAGCAGGCCAGCCAGGCGAAGAGCGAGTTCCTGGCCAACATGAGCCACGAGATCAGGACGCCGATGAACGGCATCATCGGCATGACCGATCTCCTCCTGGACAGCCACCCGAGCCACGAGCAGCGCGAGTATCTCGACCTGGTGAAGAGCTCGGCCGACGCGCTCATGGTCCTGATCAACGACATCCTGGATTTCTCGAAGATCGAGGCCGGCCGGCTGGATCTCGACCCGATTGACTTCGGCCTGCGCGACTGCCTCGACGAGGCGATGCGGATCCTGGCGGTGCGGGCGCACGCCAAGGGCCTGGAGCTCGCCTGCCACGTCCTGCCCGAGGTGCCGGACGCGATGGTGGGCGATCCGGGCCGCCTTCGCCAGGTCCTGATCAACCTGGTCGGCAACGCCATCAAGTTCACCGACACGGGCGAGGTGGTGGTGCGCGTCGAGCCCGACGCCGTGTCGGGAGACCGGGCGCACCTCCGGTTCGCCGTGACGGACACCGGGATCGGCATCCCGAGCGACAAGCATGCCGCCATATTCGAGGCCTTCACCCAGGCGGATGGCTCGACCACCCGCAAGTATGGCGGAACCGGGCTGGGCCTGACCATCTCCTCCCAGCTGGTCGAGCTCATGGGCGGCCGGATCTGCGTGGACAGCGAGGTCGGGCGGGGCAGCACCTTCCACTTCACGGCGCGCTTCGGCCTGCAGGAGGGGCACACGAGGGTGCCCGAGACCACGCCGCCGGAGGAGCTGATCGGCCTGCCGGTCCTGGTGGTCGACGACAACGCCACGAACCGCCGGATCATGGATGAGCTGTTCCGCGGCTGGCGCATGGAGCCCACGGCGGCGGAAGGCGGCAAGGCGGCCCTCGCCGCACTCAAGCAGGCGGCGCGGGACAGGCGGCCGTTCCGTCTGGTCGTCCTGGACTGCAACATGCCCGACATGGACGGCTTCGCCGTGGCGGAGAGCATCCATGCCGATCCCGAGCTGGCCGGGACGGGCCTGATCATGCTGACCTCCGGGGGGCAGCGGGGCGAAGCGGCGCGCTGCCGCCGGGCGGGGATCGCGGCCTACCTCACCAAGCCGACCCGCCGCTCGGAGCTCCTCGACGTCGTGATGACGGTCCTGAGCCCTTCGGCGTCGGCGGGACGGAACGCCCCGCTGATCACGCGTCACTCCCTGCGCGAAAAGCGGCATCGGCTCCGCATCCTGCTCGTCGAGGACAATGCCGTGAACCGGGCCGTGGCGGTCCGCATGCTCGAGCGGCGCGGCCAGACGGTCACCATCGCGCGCCACGGACGGGAGGCGCTCGACATCCTGAAATCGAACACGTTCGACGTGGCGCTCATGGATCTGCAGATGCCTGAAATGGGAGGGCTCGAGGCGACCGCGGCCATCCGCGCCCTGGAGCGGGGGAGCGGACGGCACCTGCCGATCATCGCCATGACCGCCCACGCCATGAAGGGGGACCGCGAAGAATGCCTGGCGGCGGGGATGGACGGCTACGTGTCCAAGCCGATCCAGCCCGAACGGGTGTTCGAAGTCCTGGATGCCGTCGTCGCCGCGCGCTCGGCACAACCGGCGGCGGCGCCCGCCCGGGGGGCGGCGCCGGGGCGGAGCCTCGTCGACCGGGACGCCCTGATGTCCCGCCTGGATGGCGACACGCGGCTCCTGTCCGAGATCGTGGAGCTCTTCCTCCGGAGCTCGCCCCAGCTCCTGCGCGACGTCAAGAAGGCGCTGGCCGCGCGCGATCGCAAGGGGCTGCAACGGGCGGCCCACACGCTCAAGGGGGCGGTGGCCAACTTCGGCGCCAGGACGGTCTGGGCGGCCGCCCTCAAGCTGGAAAAGATCGGGCAGAATGGTAATCTGGCTCATGGGAGGCAGGCCCTGTCCGTTCTGGAGAAGGAGCTGGGCCGGTTGAAGAAGGAACTCGTCCGGCTGGCGGAGGAACACGCAGCATGA
- a CDS encoding AMP-binding protein, giving the protein MDPLTLLDDACRKRRAAAVFCGGSHFDYPGLRDLALAAGSHLESLGARPGDRVAALFPNCHLYLAAYFAALLRRFVLVPLNLRLSEREMRAILDHSGARVLIGDPGLCGPLLAGGAQAGQGWVAGPTGAAGPGAAEAAAPEAVHLYYTSGTTGRPKGVVLTLGNLAAHVDMTLRELRFGPSDSWLHAAPMFHLADAWAVWTATAAGAAHVLLPRFEAGAAFELIEAHGVTITNLVPTMLRGLLAEAESRGRPLRSLRLLLSGGAPIDPGLVARVTSLLGCDYAQTYGLTETSPFLTFSLPGDGQAAVPPPDAMRLRARTGRAARGVDLRVVQPHGASSFSDVPADDTTVGEVIARGATVTPGYWRDSEATREAFKGGWFHTGDLATLDRHGSIHLVDRLKDVIISGGETVYSTEVENVLYEHPDVREAAVFGVPDETWGESVRAAVVLVGGDAGRAGDLVDFCRGRLAHYKCPRAVDLLAALPRTGSGKIDKKALREPFWQGRPRRIN; this is encoded by the coding sequence GTGGACCCGCTCACTCTGCTCGATGACGCCTGCCGGAAGAGGAGAGCCGCGGCCGTCTTCTGCGGCGGCTCGCACTTCGACTACCCGGGCCTGAGGGATCTCGCCCTGGCCGCGGGGAGCCACCTGGAGTCCCTGGGCGCGCGCCCGGGGGACCGCGTCGCGGCCCTGTTCCCGAACTGCCACCTGTACCTGGCCGCGTACTTCGCCGCCCTGCTGCGCCGCTTCGTCCTGGTGCCGCTGAATCTCCGGCTGTCGGAGCGCGAGATGCGCGCCATCCTCGATCACAGCGGCGCGCGCGTCCTGATCGGCGATCCGGGCCTGTGCGGGCCGCTGCTCGCGGGCGGCGCGCAGGCCGGGCAGGGCTGGGTCGCCGGCCCGACCGGCGCCGCCGGCCCTGGCGCCGCGGAGGCCGCGGCGCCGGAGGCGGTCCACCTCTACTACACCAGCGGCACGACCGGCCGGCCGAAGGGGGTCGTCCTGACGCTCGGGAACCTGGCCGCGCACGTCGACATGACGCTTCGAGAGCTCCGGTTCGGCCCGAGCGATTCCTGGCTCCACGCCGCCCCCATGTTCCACCTCGCCGACGCCTGGGCGGTCTGGACGGCGACGGCCGCCGGGGCCGCGCACGTCCTCCTGCCGCGTTTCGAGGCGGGCGCCGCCTTCGAGCTCATCGAGGCGCACGGCGTGACCATCACGAACCTCGTGCCGACCATGCTGCGCGGACTTCTGGCCGAGGCGGAGTCGCGCGGTCGGCCGTTGCGCTCCCTCCGCCTCCTCCTGAGCGGCGGCGCCCCGATCGACCCCGGCCTCGTGGCGCGTGTCACTTCGCTCCTCGGCTGCGACTACGCCCAGACGTACGGCTTGACGGAGACGTCGCCCTTCCTGACCTTCTCCCTGCCGGGCGACGGACAGGCTGCCGTGCCTCCGCCGGACGCGATGCGCCTGAGGGCCAGGACCGGGCGGGCGGCGCGGGGCGTCGACCTGCGCGTCGTCCAGCCCCACGGCGCGAGCTCCTTCTCGGACGTGCCCGCCGACGACACCACCGTCGGCGAGGTGATCGCGCGCGGGGCGACGGTGACGCCGGGCTACTGGCGCGACAGCGAGGCGACCCGGGAGGCCTTCAAGGGGGGATGGTTCCACACGGGCGATCTGGCCACCCTCGATCGACACGGGTCGATCCACCTCGTCGATCGCCTCAAGGACGTGATCATCTCGGGCGGTGAGACCGTCTACAGCACCGAGGTCGAGAACGTCCTGTACGAGCACCCGGACGTGCGGGAAGCGGCCGTGTTCGGCGTTCCCGACGAGACCTGGGGGGAATCGGTGCGCGCCGCGGTCGTCCTCGTGGGCGGGGATGCGGGGCGGGCCGGCGACCTCGTCGACTTCTGCCGGGGCCGCCTGGCGCATTACAAGTGCCCGCGCGCGGTCGACCTCCTCGCCGCCCTGCCGCGCACCGGCTCGGGGAAGATCGACAAGAAGGCGCTCCGGGAGCCTTTCTGGCAGGGGCGCCCCCGCCGCATCAACTGA
- a CDS encoding MFS transporter, translated as MPLPAPLTLGFYYLASFAVLGAYLPYFNLYLKGLGFTGAQIGMLTLLLPLSIALAPLTGGMLADRLGWRRGLVIASSLLSLAAFASMTAVRTFPAAVLVIAAFSAVRAPALPLVEATAMEIAETGGSPYGRMRAWGSLAFIVTALLTGPLIGRLGERAAVYLIIVLLALQVPAALLLPPERLRAAPPAGAVGLWRLLRRPPVLYFLLAAVLVQAAHGPYYVFYSIHLEAAGYAPRTIGAFWGLAVACEIVAMLLMPRILGRCGTLPVMGAAALLAAVRFLICAASVAPLAMAVAQALHAATYAAFHVAAVTHTYRLFGDERRASGQTIYGSAAYGVGNVLGMSASGLLYDHTSMSVLFAGAALVALAAAGLVVAAARRTGCMKPPAM; from the coding sequence ATGCCCCTGCCCGCGCCCCTGACCCTCGGCTTCTATTACCTGGCCAGCTTCGCCGTCCTTGGGGCCTACCTGCCGTACTTCAACCTGTATCTCAAGGGCCTGGGATTCACCGGCGCTCAAATCGGCATGCTGACCCTGCTCCTGCCCCTGAGCATCGCCCTGGCCCCTCTCACCGGCGGGATGCTGGCCGACAGGCTGGGTTGGAGACGCGGGCTGGTCATCGCGTCGAGCCTCCTGTCCCTGGCGGCCTTCGCGTCGATGACGGCGGTCAGGACGTTCCCGGCGGCCGTCCTGGTGATCGCCGCCTTCTCGGCGGTGCGCGCTCCCGCCCTCCCGCTGGTCGAGGCCACGGCGATGGAGATCGCGGAGACGGGTGGCTCGCCCTATGGGCGGATGCGGGCCTGGGGGTCCCTCGCCTTCATCGTCACGGCGCTCCTGACGGGCCCCCTCATCGGCCGCCTGGGGGAACGCGCGGCGGTCTACCTGATCATCGTGCTCCTCGCGCTCCAGGTGCCGGCGGCCCTCCTTCTGCCGCCGGAGAGGCTGCGCGCCGCGCCGCCTGCCGGCGCGGTCGGACTCTGGCGACTCCTGCGGCGCCCGCCGGTCCTGTACTTCCTCCTCGCCGCGGTCCTGGTGCAGGCGGCGCACGGCCCCTACTACGTCTTCTACAGCATCCATCTCGAAGCCGCCGGCTACGCCCCCCGGACGATCGGCGCGTTCTGGGGTCTCGCGGTGGCCTGCGAGATCGTGGCCATGCTCCTGATGCCGCGCATCCTCGGCCGATGCGGGACCCTTCCGGTGATGGGGGCCGCGGCTCTGCTGGCGGCGGTGCGCTTCCTGATTTGCGCCGCGAGCGTCGCGCCCTTGGCGATGGCCGTGGCGCAGGCGCTTCACGCCGCCACGTACGCCGCCTTCCACGTGGCGGCCGTGACCCACACCTATCGGCTGTTCGGCGACGAGCGGCGGGCGAGCGGGCAGACGATCTATGGATCGGCCGCCTACGGCGTCGGCAACGTCCTCGGGATGTCCGCGAGCGGCCTGCTCTACGATCACACGTCCATGTCCGTCCTCTTTGCCGGAGCGGCGCTCGTGGCGCTCGCGGCCGCCGGCCTGGTGGTCGCCGCGGCGAGGCGGACGGGTTGCATGAAGCCCCCCGCGATGTAA